From the genome of Papaver somniferum cultivar HN1 chromosome 2, ASM357369v1, whole genome shotgun sequence, one region includes:
- the LOC113351298 gene encoding uncharacterized protein LOC113351298, whose protein sequence is MDMDGDGNQRKLQLSELEEIRNDAYESSRIYKEKTKAFHDSRISRKQFTVGQKVLLFNSRLNLFPGKLKSRWIGPFVVLNMFSHGAVEIRSLLTGKDLKVNGHRLKPYYEPFDVET, encoded by the coding sequence ATGGACATGGACGGGGATGGTAATCAACGAAAACTTCAATTAAGTGAACTAGAAGAAATTCGTAACGATGCATATGAAAGTTCAcgaatttacaaggagaaaacaaaggcttTTCATGATAGTAGGATTTCTAGAAAACAGTTTACTGTTGGACAGAAAGTTCTCTTGTTTAATTCTCGCCTTAATTTATTTCCTGGTAAACTGAAATCTCGTTGGATAGGACCTTTTGTTGTGCTTAatatgttttctcatggtgcagtagagATTCGTAGCTTGTTGACAGGAAAGGATCTTAAAGTGAATGGGCACCGTTTAAAGCCCTATTATGAACCATTTGATGTTGAAACGTAA
- the LOC113353465 gene encoding probable ribose-5-phosphate isomerase 2: MVVSTISPSPVLTQDDLKKLAAYKAVDYVESGMVLGLGTGSTAHHAVNRIGELLKQGKLNNIIGIPTSKRTEEQALSLGIPLSDLDTHPVLDLAIDGADEVDTYLNLVKGRGGSLLREKMVEGACRKFVVIVDESKMVKTLGGSGLAMPVEVVPFCWNFTVTRLQNLFREAGCVAKLRVAADGGGKPYLTDNANYIVDLYFKGEIGDLKVASHEIMRLAGVVEHGMFIDMATAVIIAGERGITVKNK, encoded by the coding sequence ATGGTGGTGTCTACGATTTCACCGTCACCGGTTCTAACTCAGGACGACTTAAAGAAACTTGCAGCGTATAAAGCAGTTGACTATGTTGAATCGGGAATGGTTTTGGGGTTAGGAACCGGTTCAACAGCTCATCACGCCGTGAATCGAATCGGAGAGCTATTGAAACAAGGCAAACTCAACAACATCATAGGAATCCCAACTTCCAAAAGAACTGAAGAGCAAGCACTTTCATTAGGAATACCGTTATCCGATTTAGATACTCATCCAGTTCTTGATCTTGCTATCGACGGTGCGGATGAAGTCGATACATACCTCAATCTCGTCAAAGGACGCGGTGGATCGTTACTCCGAGAAAAAATGGTCGAAGGAGCTTGTCGTAAGTTTGTTGTAATCGTCGATGAGTCTAAAATGGTAAAGACATTAGGTGGGAGTGGATTAGCTATGCCTGTCGAGGTTGTCCCGTTCTGTTGGAACTTTACGGTGACACGGCTGCAGAATTTGTTTCGCGAGGCGGGATGTGTTGCGAAACTGAGGGTGGCGGCGGATGGTGGCGGGAAGCCGTATTTGACTGATAATGCGAATTATATTGTTGATTTGTATTTTAAAGGGGAGATTGGTGATTTGAAGGTTGCTAGTCATGAGATTATGAGACTTGCTGGGGTTGTGGAGCATGGGATGTTTATTGATATGGCAACTGCTGTTATTATTGCTGGTGAACGCGGAATCACTGTCAAGAATAAATAA
- the LOC113351297 gene encoding uncharacterized protein LOC113351297, which translates to MAWRISSNPDSDVTKLLQAKYYSGCDFWTCDAKKRCSASWRSILKGMDAIKECLRWNIEDGSNVDLWNDAWFYNLPLSSIVVENNVELPNLKVAEDIKAVPINGSEGTKDQLIWSEGKSGGVTVKECTELAEVTRVEISFDNLLK; encoded by the exons ATGGCTTGGAGGATCTCATCTAATCCTGATTCTGATGTCACTAAACTTTTACAGGCTAAATATTACTCGGGTTGTGATTTTTGGACTTGTGATGCTAAAAAGAGATGCTCTGCTAGTTGGAGAAGCATTCTCAAAGGGATGGATGCTATTAAAGAATGCCTTAGATGGAACATAGAGGATGGATCAAATGTAGATCTGTGGAATGATGCTTGGTTTTATAATTTGCCTTTATCTTCTattgttgttgagaataatgTCGAGTTACCGAATTTGAAG GTGGCAGAAGATATTAAGGCGGTGCCAATTAATGGTAGTGAAGGGACAAAAGACCAACTCATTTGGTCTGAAGGTAAAAGCGGAGGTGTCACTGTTAAAGAG TGTACGGAGCTCGCCGAAGTAACAAGGGTCGAGATATCTTTCGACAACTTGTTGAagtga
- the LOC113347933 gene encoding uncharacterized protein LOC113347933 — protein MDSVTPMIEYNGAGLKENGNNGVSINTKDGAYKGKRRNQLKHTNIEHHEKSKNTSESLFSILTNVVSGGVDGGRFVCEKSSGGAGGYAKRFGRNDNGSGNKVGSDAPVNGGSQSTPKAANNKSSSAGECSRTSECVWIFGAHPDNFEPNQNFSIQLSSRRPNGASKGRESRDRMCVKDVEEETILEAIIPPMVETPTIIKSSKRLLRFETKFTTRLDLEQGVQRIFKIRLCPMVEMNQEMRSMEELVRANECAADNNHFSLFSDFSMKILTWNCRGLARPSFRRVMKQLIKKHKPSVVALLETRTITEHAT, from the coding sequence ATGGATTCTGTAACTCCCATGATAGAGTATAATGGAGCTGGTTTAAAGGAAAATGGAAATAATGGGGTTTCAATAAATACCAAGGATGGTGCTTATAAAGGCAAGCGCAGAAATCAGTTGAAGCACACAAATATTGAGCATCATGAAAAGTCAAAGAATACCTCTGAATCTCTTTTCTCAATCCTCACAAATGTTGTTAGTGGAGGAGTGGATGGTGGAAGATTTGTCTGTGAAAAGAGCTCAGGAGGAGCTGGTGGCTATGCAAAACGGTTTGGTAGAAATGATAATGGATCAGGAAACAAGGTTGGATCAGATGCTCCAGTTAATGGAGGAAGTCAATCAACTCCTAAGGCAGCTAATAACAAGTCTTCCTCAGCTGGTGAATGCTCCAGAACTAGTGAATGTGTATGGATCTTTGGCGCGCATCCAGACAACTTTGAACCCAATCAGAATTTCTCCATCCAATTGTCCTCACGAAGACCCAATGGAGCTTCTAAGGGAAGAGAGAGTCGGGATAGAATGTGTGTCAAAGATGTGGAAGAGGAAACAATATTAGAAGCAATCATTCCTCCAATGGTGGAGACCCCAACAATCATAAAAAGCTCAAAAAGACTGTTGAGGTTCGAGACGAAATTCACTACAAGGTTGGATTTGGAGCAAGGGGTCCAGAGGATTTTCAAGATAAGACTCTGCCCAATGGTGGAGATGAATCAAGAGATGAGGAGCATGGAGGAGCTGGTTCGGGCCAATGAGTGTGCTGCTGATAATAACCACTTTTCTTTGTTCTCTGATTTTAGTATGAAGATATTAACTTGGAATTGCAGAGGTCTGGCAAGACCCTCTTTTAGAAGGGTCATGAAGCAACTTATTAAAAAGCATAAACCGAGTGTTGTTGCTTTATTGGAGACTAGAACTATAACGGAGCATGCTACATAA
- the LOC113351299 gene encoding uncharacterized protein LOC113351299 has product MDMDGAGNQRKLQLSDLEEICNDAYESSRIYKEKTKSYHDSRISRKQFTIGQKVLLFNFRLHLFPGKLKSRWIGPFFVLNMFSHGAVEIRSLLTGKDLKVNGHRLKPYYEPFDAETEEIQLVDVLPMEE; this is encoded by the coding sequence ATGGACATGGACGGGGCTGGTAATCAACGAAAACTTCAATTAAGTGACCTAGAAGAAATTTGTAATGATGCATATGAAAGTTCAcgaatttacaaggagaaaacaaagtcTTATCATGATAGTAGGATTTCTAGAAAACAGTTTACTATTGGACAGAAAGTTCTCTTGTTTAATTTTCGCCTTCATTTATTTCCTGGTAAACTGAAATCTCGTTGGATAGGACCTTTTTTTGTGCTTAatatgttttctcatggtgcagtagagATTCGTAGCTTATTGACGGGAAAGGATCTTAAAGTGAATGGGCATCGTTTAAAGCCCTATTATGAACCATTTGATGCTGAAACGGAAGAGATCCAACTTGTTGATGTACTCCCTATGGAGGAGTAG